In Vicia villosa cultivar HV-30 ecotype Madison, WI linkage group LG7, Vvil1.0, whole genome shotgun sequence, the DNA window ACTTGGGTTCTATCACATATCTATGCAATATAAATATGTTACCTCGTAAATGCCTAATCTAAGGATAATGAAGTTTGTTggttataaaaaaaatgatgaattaaaCTAaagatatattattattattatttattattattattattttttttattattattattattattattattattattattaaaattggtTAAAGTTCattaaataaagtaaaattgATTTCTTCAAATTATTTTAGAAAGTTGTTACACAATAGTAGGGGGAGGGCATACAATTAAACATGCTACACAATGGCGCCTTCTGAGATGACTCGTACTCCTAAAGTTTATAGAATGGCGCCATCCCAAATGGCGTATACTTTTGGGTGTCCTACCAAATCTAAACATTTTGATAAATTCcctaaaacatgatttttttttataatttttttataacatgattattttaattttgttttcgtGAATTGTCACGCAAGTTAAATGAATATATTTACATCActcataaattaaatataactGGAACAACTTTTAGATTATATAGTTTTAGAGTTGAAATACATAttcaatgataaaaaaaattgaaaaaacaaaTATGGATGTATgcaattttttcaataaaatttgcatgcataaaatcaaatattataattttggatctaaaaataagttaattataaataaaaaacaagaatCAATAAATAAACATGAATACTTTGAAACATGCGAATCAAAGGAATATATAGAATGTAATTGGAACAACTTTTCAATCCTATAATTTTAATATCTAAATACATTTTTAACGatcaaaaattttcaaaaaccaaatatATGTGTATGCAATTTCTTTCATTAAAATTTGCAAGGACAAAATTAAATACTATAATCTATCCAAAAATAAGTTAAtcataaataagaaaacaaacatGAAACTCAATTGGACATATTTAGATAATTCATTAACTAAATAATATAGTTGAAACAACTTTTAAATCATCTGATTTTAGAGTTTAAAAACTGAATGGATATATCAACTATTAcaatttttatctaaaaataagttaaattgtaaagaaaaaaagaagaaaaaatttagAGTAACAATAGTTGTAGACTTGTTGCACATGAGATTAACTAGAGGCAGAAGTAACATTTTAgtttcaaaaaagaaaattacaatgtAAAAACAAAGTCATTGCATAAAAAACCTAAAGTTTTAAGTTTTTTAGATAAATTAGAATTTTTATAGAAGTAAATTGAAATTTAATTTCATCAGTATAATAGTTATATTTTAGTATCTCTCATCtcccaaaaaaaatctaaatttaaaaaacaaaatatcactCTATAAGAAATATCAATCCCAACTTTTCTCTCACCAAAAATTGAACAAAATActtttcatttaaaatatttaatttcctCTGGCCAAAAACTCTCGGGGCAATGAAAACACTTCAGGAATATTTTCACACATTTCAAAGGACTATATTTAGATCACTCATTAATGCAAGAATATAGTTGTAACAACTTTAAAATCATGTAATTTTAGAgtcaaatacatttttaatgaccaaaaattttgaaaaatcaaatatgtaTGTATGCAATTTCTTGCAACGAAATTTGTGtggaaaaaattaaatattataatttttttttataaataagttaattttaagtaaaaataaacctgaataatTAAATATGCGTATTGTGACACATGCGagtcaaataaatatatttagatcACTCATAAATTATAGAATATAGTTGAAACAACTTTTAGATTATATAATTTTAGAGTCGAAATacatttttaatgataaaaaattttgaaaaatcaaatatttgttaaTGAAATTTCTTATGATAAAATTTGCAtggataaaatcaaatattatagtTTTGATCTAAAATTAAGTTAATTGTAATTAAAAACAAGAATGAATAAATAAGCATGAATATTTTCAAACATACTAGTTAAataaatacattaaaatcattTAGTAATTAGAGAATGTAATTGGAACAACTTTTCaatcatataattttaaaatctAAACACATTTTTGATCCAAAGTTTTCAAAAACCAAATATATGTGTATGcaatttcattcaataaaatttgcatggaaaaaatcaaatattataatCTATCCAAAAAAAAGctaatcataaataaaaaaacaagcaTGAAGATTTTCACATATACAATTTAACTGAATATATAGATCATTCATTAACTAAATGATATAGTTGGAGCaacttttaaaacattaaattatagagtctaaatacatttttaatgattaaaaGTAGAGCTTTTAAAATGGGTTAGCTCATATGGGTCGGTCCATcaagtttgaaaaatcataagGTTTGGGTCTTAAAATGAGAGTCCGTATTTTTCAGGTTTTTTTAGCCCACCCCTAAAAAAATCTGCTATCCATTAGAGCTAGACCATATGAGCCagacccgcataattataaattttttaaataaatattaatatttatattgtgtTACTCGAAAATAGCACATTGATTCTTTTTACCTCACTTAATTTTATGtctattctattcaatctttctcttttaaatattatacgttaatataatcaatattctttaattgtattatattagtttttctcttatcttAAATATTCAagaattattttatacaattttatatattgtatttaaaaatacattataGTATTTGTAAGAGATAAtaaagtacttaaaaatgtattaaaaatgtattatgttgaaaataatataatttttaactttatttataatgaatttatggaatttttattttaattatttaaataaaaaaactcgtTTAAAGTCGAATAGTCCGAAATCCATCTTGAACCGAACTCAAATAGTGATTCTCAAGTCCATACTATGGGTCTTTTTGACCCAACCCTAAAAAATTTAGAGCCAATCTATTTAGAGCGGGATAACTTATTTTAACAAATCTaatcaaaaattttgaaaaatcaaatatgtgTGGCTGAATTTTCTTTCAATAAAAATTGAATGGATAAATCAAATATTacaatttttattcaaaaataagttgaatatatatatatatatatatatatatatatatatatatatatatatatatatatatatatatatatatatatatatatatatatatatatatatatatatatatatatatatatatattatgtgtcATAATTGCGTTTTCATAAAGTGTTCTATTAGATTTTTTTATTGTCTAAATAGTATAATAGATAACTTAATCTAGAAGtaattttgcttttttttttttttgtaatttaaaaCAGTAAAGAAAGTGTGACGTAGAGCATATCAGTTTGAAGGGGATGTACAAAGAAAGACAAAAGAACCGTTAGGCAATATCTTTGatcttctttttcatttcttaCTCTCCATATATGAGGATATTTCATTTTATACTATGTTTTGAAATTGGAACCGTTAGAGATGAGATTCTATGAAATTcgttcttaaaaaaaaaacatattttttatgtaTTGAATAAAACTAGATTACGAGTATGTTTGGTAAAGCCACAAAAAGagtttttaacttttaatttttagcttttcagtttatataaataaaaaaattctgtTTAGtaactgtttttaatttttagttttttttattagtttttgtctttttcttaaaagctatttgaagtagcttttgagcttgtaacTTTTATCTTgtgactttttcttccatttatacgcttattattttaacaaaaatctatttttactcttcaatatatattatgattcaatgtttaatgttttttttaatctttaatgtttttaataacatctaaagtatacaataaattttgaaatagaGTTGATAATTCTCAAGTTAGTGAAACGTAATCGAAGAATCAATGAGATTAACCGAGatgaagaaaattaaaatttttgttatattttaatggtataatattaaataataaacttatttttatcattaattttgaCTAATTTAACTGAATTCAAATTTCATATATTtcgttaaatttatttatataatttatatacaaatttaaaatattttgatgtttcttaaatttttcacatatattaaaattgctttgtaagtttgtattaatgtatttatttttatcaaatataaattaatttaataataatataataatataatatgataagATAAATAAATCACAAATTTCTTAATCAGAATGTCCTTTTGTGTTATTTTGTATTTATCAGCTAGTataacagctaatttaccaaacactcaaattAACTTATCAGTAGGGatggaaataggccaggccgataacagAGGCCTActggctagcctatataggctcaggccaggccacacattatttttaaatagcaagggcctaggcttttttataagcctatttagttaaaaaaggctaggcctcaggccttaaaagaagccttttaagcctatcaggccggcatatttaaataaatatgaatacctttttttattatcattatgttatgttttatactttgaattaaaatacataaataaaatttggttatcttgaagaacttgtaaaaataagatgaaaacatctgatgaacattgttttcataagttctcttaaacaaatagtcttgtAAAAATTATGCTAAGagataagttaaaataagtcaatgcaaacaaatttttagtctcttgatcttttagttagttagtctatttaaaaattattttaattgcttatatacatatgtctaaaaaaaataggcttttatataggctaaccaggccttcgaaaaggccaggctcaggcctaaaaaataagcctacgacagttaggcttcagtttttttgacaggccaggcttaggcttggcaaagcctagctcggcccagcctatttccacccctacttatcagctatcagtcaccaactatcagctatcagtcatcagctaccagtcaccagctatcagctactagctaccagctagttttaccaaacagagccgaGTTACCGACTTACCATGATATTTTAGCTTGAAATGTACCCAAACCAAATTTTCTTTTCCCAAGAGTAATAAGGAACTTCTTCAGCTTCCACTTTAGAACTACAAAGATATAAGAATAATTTTCATATTAATCATTTATTATCTTTtttacaacttttattaataacacAAGATGAATTAACTAATTTCATTTACCCCAAAAATAAGTTGTTCCGTTTATCCAAAAATATCAGGATTGAATTGAGTGACTTTATTATTTTGGTAACTTTGTGACTTTAGGAAAAATTGGAGGTAAATGAATGATTAAAATAGATTATTtattgagagagaaaaaaatgatttagagagagatagagagaaagttACCAAAGTCACAAAGTCCCAAATTGTTCCAtttacccaaaaaaaaaaaatctaaagcaACTATAAGACGATCATACCCGATTTCATAAGTTGTTTCACGGTGGCCGGCCATTGTTGTTGCTTTCTCTCTTACTGGTTCAGTTTTGATCGCAAGATAACCTTCAGTTTGGGAACCCGAAAGAAGAACAGTAAGTTTGTCTTTGGGAAGTAGAAGTACTTTTTGATGTTGATGTTTTTCCCAAAGCGAGCGGTTGAACTTCTTATATGGccatttaagttatttaatttaaattgggcCATATTGATGTAGGGTCTGATTTAACTTGGATTATATAATGTgatttatataatttgatttataTAATGTGATTCAATGATAGTATATCATATAATATGATTCATAGTGATTAACTTGGGTTAATTTAGGTGGTCCACTTCAATTACTCCCTCtgatcccatttataagaaaagattctctttttagatacattgaataaataatgtatctggacaacatACTGTCTAAatgcattatttattcaatgtatctaaaaagagaatcttttcttataaattggACCAGAGGGAGTAATAAAAAACGGACAGCTCATATCAACTTAGGTAAAAACGTTGATCTCATGCACAAATGTGATCATTTTGTCACTAAAGGTATCAACCACTGATTTATGTCAGACGGTTGATGGTATACTTCTTCAACGCATAGCCCTACACCTAATTCTACCCTTTCATTTTCTTGGTCACTTTATGAATTGATTTCCAGATTTTTTTTGTTCTGAAACCCTATATTCCCAAATTTTCTCATTTCTTCTTCACAGTAACTTTCAAACTCTATTCGTTTCACTTATCCATTCAATTATGTCTTCTTCATCTATTGCAAACTCAAAGGCGTCCCAAATCCCTGAATGTAGTTGCAATAAACCAATGAGGTTGTTTATATCCAACTCAACAGATAACCATAAAAGGAGATATTGGAAATGTGCAAAAAGGGAGgtgaatttgattggaaaatttgTTATAcgatttaattttttatgagCTGTAATATACCATGGACTtggttaatttattattaaatgagGTTATggttaattatattgttttttagGCATGGTGATGTTGTGGTTTGTTCATTTAGGATGATGAGAGTGATGGTCAACCTCCATATGATCGGAAAATAGGACATGAACCAAGTAATTTGATGTTGGATTCGAACGACGCAGTAACACACAGTGGGACAATCTGTTGCAACTACTCAGAGCTTTTGAAGGATTTGCATTGCATTGTTAAAGAACTTCAATACAGTAAAGGAGAGTAGATGAAGATGAAACTGCAAAATGAAAGGAAAATCTCCAAGATTTTTAagactttgtttttattttcttggaTTATTGTCATtgcattttttaaaaatctaaagTATTTTCTAGATTAAGGTTTATGTTACTAATGACCTAATTTATGGTTTTTAATTTCTGGGTTTATGTTACTAACGAcctaatttattgtttttttaagaaaagaaaactgATAATGCAAAAATGAATACATGTGattgtttttaataaattttgattaaataGAGAATGTTATATGCAGAAAAATCAAAGAGAAAGATTAAAAGGCATATTATGAAGCTTATTTTTGGACTGAGATTTCAAAACTTTAGTAAAATAACTATGAGCGCTGGTTAAAGATACTCCGCATACACAAGGGCGCAGGTTCGATCCATACTGAACCCCCTTTTGTGCATTTTTCAATCTTTTTAGttgttttgcattcatgcattttTACCAAGTTATTTTAtcattgatttaattgtttgtgtTTAATAAACGAATTGGCATAACGCCCCAATAGAGATAGTGCTGGTTAAAGACACTCTACATACACAAGGGCGCGGGTTCGATCCATAATGaatccctttttttttttgcattttccatctttttttagttgttttgcattcatgcattatTACCaagttatattattatttatttaattatttgtgtttaATAAACGAATTGGCATAGCGCCCCAGTAGAGAGAGCGCTGGTTAAAGTCACTCTGCATACACAAGGATGCGGGTTCGATCCATAGTGAACCCCCCTTTTGCAAAATAACAAATAGATATTCAAGGATAAAACTTTGTTTTGCTTTCCATAATTAAATATCTAAATAGTCattcaataatttaaaaatacaaatccaaaaatataattgattcatTTTATTATagattaaacaattaaataaagcacaaaattataaaaataataaaattttcacgTGTAGACACTCCAACTCTAATGGAATACTATGGGACATAAACATTTGTAAGAGAATGTGTAGGAACTTGGGATTTTGTAACCAACAGTAGTCCAAGTATCGGAGAAGTCAAAATATAAAAGCATGTTAATGTTACAGATCTCATCAAAGATTTTGCTACTTTTGTAATCTTACAATTTTGAAACTTACAACAATAGTATATTATGAAACTCAAGATTTTATTCATTTCAACATCCATACATTTCACACTAACTGGAAATGGTCGGACTTTTTCAATATGGGCCTAAAGCCAACCCTAAACAGACAACAACAAAACATACTACCAACTACTTACCAAAACATCAAAGAAAATTACTTTCCAACTTCAACCAAGTTTCATTCTAAACATAAAATTAAACGTATTACTTCATAAAACGAACAAACATTCTTGTAGGAGGATCTGTCACGGTGCACTCAAGAGCATATATAGATGGAGGTATTCTAACCTTACCAGTCCACTGAATTTAAAAACTCTTATGTTATGACACAAAAAACGTATATAGTTGGAGGTATTCTAACCTTACCCGTGTCATATCACTAACAATCACCTCCAACACATCACTTTTCATGCATGCTCAAATTACAGCTACTTCAATGCTCATTCAAGTACCACCATTGGATGCAAGACTTATTGGATAAAATGGGTATACGGGTTGTACGTGCATTGGATGCAACCCCTGATGTACCACTGGAACCACGGTTTGAGAACATGGAATCCCACGAGACTCCCATAACTTACACTCACATTGAAGTGTGTCACCATCATACACAACCTCTATTTCATAATTGTCACGAAAATATTTATTAAGTTTATAAGTCTTAACTCCGCTACAACCAAATTTTGCCTTAACAATCAATGATCCAGCCTTCGTTATTTCATCTTTGACTTCTTTGAAAATCTCCGTAGTATAAATTTTCGCGGCATGCCTCTCAAGCAAACCCAGGTGAGTAGTCATCATAGGTTCTGTAAACTTTGATTTAAAATCGGCAGTCAGCTCATTGTTTCTATAAGATCTCAAAGCCTGCTCAAAATTGtgcataaattaaaaaaatgcagCCTTTCTTCCTGACATAACTCTTGATGATTGTATTGATGGCTTCACATTGAGACGTAGTTCTTATACGTCCAAAAAACTTGTCACTTAGGTATGTAGTTGCCCATAGTGACTTATTCTTGTACGTTTTCTCAACCCAAAGATTTTCTTCAAGTTCGTTTTCTTTAATTAGCTCTgaccaaaactcttcaaattcaTCCTTTGTAAAATTAGAGTACATGGATTTTTGAAAACCTTGCAAAAATCTCGAATTCTTTACATTCTCACCTGCATTCTTATTCAAATTACAAGCGCATAAACGATGTGTCGCATCCGGAAACACTTGTTTTATAGCTCCCCTCATTGCCCCATCTCTGTCTGTTACAATTGCTTCTGGATATTTATCTTCCATGCACTATAAAAAAACACTCCAACAATCACTTATACGTCTCTGTCGTTTCATCTGACACCAATGCAGCACCAAAAATAAGTGTCTTGAGAGTGGTGGTTACACCCTGAAAATATAACCAATGATGGGTAGTTGTATTTGTTCTTCTATTAAGTCGTGTCGAATGTAACCACATCGCCAAAACAAAAAGTCAGATCTACTACTCCCATAAGCCCAAAAAAGAGACTTCATTCGTCCATCACTGCTGACGACATATTTAGCATATAGCATGGGATCAGTAGATGACTTCGCATGTAGATAATTTAAAGCAGCGGCAACGTCACTATCTTTAATAGTAGCAcgcatttttttatcaaaataattatacaGATCCTTCTTTGTAAACCCAACACGATCGTATCCACCCTTCTGAGCAACCATGTACCCCATTATATGACATAGTTTGTCACTTTCTATTTCCATGTTACACGGAGGAAATCTTACATTCTCATGTGAATAAGAAGTAATTGTCCATAAATTCCTTCTCCCAAACATTTTAACTCAtttgttttttactttaaaaattaaattaaatacattttataaatatttcaaacaaattaaattattcgCCAACCACATAGATAAAACACATAGATTGGAATAAAATTCCCAATATTAATGTTTTCGAGAATAGTATTCGTAAGATTATAGTTTTAATCCTcaaaacaaacacacccttataTTTTCGTTGCATGTTGAGGTGTTATTTTTCTCCATTAAATAATTTCATCTCCAAAATTCAATCAATGATTGAATGATTAACTCTATAATTTTAAAGCTAATTTGAGTTctaaatttaattggaatatgTTAACAATTCAATGTATGTAATTACTTAAGCTTTTATGAACAAAATGCTACTGATAttaaaacatcaaaatatattaTGTTACGAACAAGTTGAGGTAGGTTCAAAAATCAACACCCTAATTACCATAACATattaaaacaacaaatgaaaagaATGTGAGTCATAATCCTAACCCTTGACATCAATGGAGTTACTTGAATTAGGAAAGctaaatgaaaacaaaaatcaattaaaaaataattccAACTGTTTGAGATCAGCCTTCTACATTTGTAGGGACCAGAAAACCCAAATCCTTTTCAAGTTCACTATTGAAATACTTTatttcctaataataataataataaaaccttCAAAATTTAAGGTCAAAGAAACTTCCTCTAAATCACAACAAATCACTTTGTATGACTGTCTATAACAATCTATATCTCTACAACATAAACTTATTTGCATGCTATCCTATGCCAAGGATGTTAAATATTCAATCTCTTATTTGAATCATTGATTGAATAGAAAACACTAGCTTGTACATAAGGAACAATATAGAAATAAAAGTAACTATAATTTGACTTCTGTTTCTATGTATGTATTTGATGTACTTCTGATCAGCTCTTCACGAGCGAGTAGATGTATGTTTCATGAGATATTTCAGAGAACTAAAGTTCATTGGTGCCTCTTGAATAGCTGTCCCAGAAACCGGCATATGACCATATGCCGTGTGACCAGAAGCAGTTTGATTCACTGGAGTGCCATCTGCAGATACAACCGGTCCTCCTACAGGTTGCCAGATCCCAGGAGCAGCACAAACTTTGGCAGGTGGGGCAGGAAGTTTATCAACAGTTCTGATTCCGGCAGGTGGGGCCGGAGGAATATCTAAAGTTCTGATTCCGGCAGGTGCGGCTGCAGCATTCATTTCAGCAGGTGGGGCTGCAGCATTCATTCCAGCAGGTGCAGGTGCAGGTGCAGCTGCAGCAATCATTTCAGTAGCTGGGCCTGGAGGAACTTGTGTGGCTGATTCTCCGGCCGAACTTGCTGCAGGATCGCTTGATTGACCAGTAATTGGTACTTGAGGTCCTGGAATGTCTACACTTTTCTCAAGGGTGATATCATGTATGCTGGATCGCCTTCTTTTGTCTTTCCTCTCATTCATTGATTTCAGACGAATTTTGTATTTCTGAGCATGGCTAGCAACTTGTGTAGGTGTTCTTGTCACCACACATCTCCTTGATATGCTCCGCCAGTCACCATCTCCATACTTCTCCAAGCCTATAAGAAATAACCTGTTCCACAATtttgaaaatacttaaaaacaatacTAACCATATTCAAAATTAACCATCCAAAAAAATGATcaaatgtttaaccgaaacatgGTTTTTCTTAACCAGTATCTCTAACTTGGTCAATAAACTAATCCTGATCAGTTTTGTCAATGGCCGAATGCCAAAAGTCCACCGTATAAACATTTCTCTATATCGTGGTTGTCAAAAAATCTGGCATGCCATTAAATGATATTGATTATTGATAAAAATCGAGCTCATTAAATTTTTCTAAATCTAACAACCATCAATACGCTGTTCTACATCACTTCGCTAAAATCTCCTCACACGATTGTTTCAAAGATCTGATATAAGTAACTCTTCCAAAGATTGGAGTAAACGCGTAACGAAATCAAGCAAAACAATTTGGTGTTGTGTCAATCCTCATAGAAAGTATTCTAAGTTCTAATAAATACATTGGACCATAGACAACCACATCAGAAGAAACTAATAATTATCACAGTAACATGGTTAATAATCATGATCCCTCTTAATATGGAACTAATAGAATTCAATCTATAAATATAATTCCCCGTTAAACCCATAGGTTTTACTTACTTCATCCTCACCTAGAACCATATCTAAATTCTACACACTGGGCCACAAGCCCCAAATGTCATGGTTTCGTAAAACCGTCACCGCAGTGAAGTATCGTAACCAGACTGGAAACTTCTCTAACAAAGTTCCGCTGAAAAAATATAATGCACGGCACAGATAGCTTAGGATATACAGAGCCTACAATCAGTGTTATCAAATATCAGCCATGGCGGCGCTATGGTGGATATACATTGCGGGTTTTGAGCTTGCCGCGATGGTAAATATCGGCCGATAATGCGAGTTTTTCCGCCATAATCTGCTATACGGATGGATTTTGGCTCTCCACCATCTACCATCGATAACATTGTCTACAACCAAATTTCATCAGTGTCGTCAAATATTATAGCATAGCAGAATTTGAACAAATCGCTATGCTTTTGTGATACACTATCTAGAATAAAATGTTATCAAATAGCGGCTATAGCATGATAGCTAGTGTTATTGATTGTCAATGGGCTAAAGCCAAAAATCCAGCATTTTAAGCTGCCATACACACTAATTGACAGCGGCAATTGTCAAAAAAAATTGCCACCACAATCCACCATGGTCGATATTTGACAACAATTACTATAACATAGCAGAATTTaaacaaaacattattttttacaaTCCGCAATTCCAACACTATCACATATAAGCTCCAAATACCTCAAGAAGTTTATGCagttaaataaaactaaaaaacaaaaccTGAGAGACAGAAACAATAACAAACTAAGATAACCTGTGTTCCTCTTCGGTCCAAGGAATACCCTTTCGCCGTTCTGGCTCAGGTTTTGACCCACTAGCTCCCTTCTTGACAACTCCTTTTCCACGAGCACGCTTTGTTGATCTCTCCGCCTCCGGAGGAGAATCATAACCCGGTAAAGCCACATAACCAGATTCAAT includes these proteins:
- the LOC131618981 gene encoding protein FAR1-RELATED SEQUENCE 5-like, encoding MGYMVAQKGGYDRVGFTKKDLYNYFDKKMRATIKDSDVAAALNYLHAKSSTDPMLYAKYVVSSDGRMKSLFWAYGSSRSDFLFWRCGYIRHDLIEEQIQLPIIGYIFRCMEDKYPEAIVTDRDGAMRGAIKQVFPDATHRLCACNLNKNAGENVKNSRFLQGFQKSMYSNFTKDEFEEFWSELIKENELEENLWVEKTYKNKSLWATTYLSDKFFGRIRTTSQCEAINTIIKSYALRSYRNNELTADFKSKFTEPMMTTHLGLLERHAAKIYTTEIFKEVKDEITKAGSLIVKAKFGCSGVKTYKLNKYFRDNYEIEVVYDGDTLQCECKLWESRGIPCSQTVVPVWTGKVRIPPSIYALECTVTDPPTRMFVRFMK
- the LOC131620511 gene encoding transcription factor SRM1-like produces the protein MGELGGFGEWSKEQDMAFENALANYPEDAVDRWAKIAAVVAGKTSEEVKRHYEVLVEDVSLIESGYVALPGYDSPPEAERSTKRARGKGVVKKGASGSKPEPERRKGIPWTEEEHRLFLIGLEKYGDGDWRSISRRCVVTRTPTQVASHAQKYKIRLKSMNERKDKRRRSSIHDITLEKSVDIPGPQVPITGQSSDPAASSAGESATQVPPGPATEMIAAAAPAPAPAGMNAAAPPAEMNAAAAPAGIRTLDIPPAPPAGIRTVDKLPAPPAKVCAAPGIWQPVGGPVVSADGTPVNQTASGHTAYGHMPVSGTAIQEAPMNFSSLKYLMKHTSTRS